A single Populus nigra chromosome 13, ddPopNigr1.1, whole genome shotgun sequence DNA region contains:
- the LOC133670525 gene encoding ER lumen protein-retaining receptor, whose translation MNIFRLAGDMTHLASVLVLLLKIHTIKSCAGISLKTQELYALVFASRYLDMFTSYVSFYNTVMKLIFLGSSFSIVWYMRHHKLVRRSYDKDHDTFRHFFIVLPCLILALLIHEKFTFIEVMWAFSLYLEAVAILPQLVLLQRTRNIDNLTGQYVFLLGAYRALYILNWVYRFFTEPHYVHWITWISGLVQTLLYADFFYYYFQSWKNNVKLELPA comes from the exons ATGAATATATTCAGATTAGCGGGGGACATGACCCATTTGGCTAGTGTCCTTGTTTTGCTCCTTAAGATCCATACTATCAAATCCTGTGCTG GTATTTCTCTAAAGACCCAGGAACTCTATGCTCTTGTTTTTGCCTCTCGCTACTTGGATATGTTCACCAGTTATGTCTCATTCTATAATACGgtgatgaaattgattttccTGGGAAGCTCATTCTCAATTGTTTGGTACATGCGACACCACAAGTTGGTTCGGAGATCTTATGATAAGGATCATGACACCTTTCggcatttttttattgtgctaCCCTGCCTTATTTTGGCCTTGCTTATACATGAGAAATTTACCTTTATAGAG GTAATGTGGGCATTCTCCTTGTATCTGGAAGCAGTGGCCATACTTCCTCAACTAGTCTTGTTGCAGAGGACAAGAAATATTGACAATCTGACGGGACAATATGTTTTTCTCCTTGG GGCATACAGAGCATTGTACATATTAAACTGGGTTTATCGCTTCTTCACAGAGCCACACTATGTCCATTGGATAA CTTGGATATCAGGACTTGTTCAGACATTGTTGTATGCTGATTTCTTTTACTATTATTTCCAGAG CTGGAAGAACAACGTGAAGCTCGAGTTGCCGGCCTGA
- the LOC133671518 gene encoding paired amphipathic helix protein Sin3-like 3, protein MEPVQFNFTLNLHDLDAPKTTYKIPLFHPTVLPACTTTSSCINQNAKISSELEKLPGQGDGAAVYKLQKKMKRKRECNDKYATIYLNKLSARFQDQPENIQGFKTVMADIIGHTDRDQSGRLKDIPDDTLDRIAAIFEGHDDLLRDFNSFLPPSHQLSLDDEEEENEEEENEADAVEEKEPGLKDALDFFKKVWILRGMDFYEAFLRTLFPLKNGSRNPDYVYRDALALLADEPDLLQGFYRFLPASKSIPLAYHVPYSQGLDVNNKRAVLVKAVKEQKHSENLEVVEENDHKKRNFVNKAGGVVAGGGESVIEKCMSDGLCFFGKVKERLSCNFRYERFLKLLFYYTKEKFGESEWKTMVATMIGNHSDLMDELNDFMVKCKNMQESRRCERRDRKRAKHESQVLNDELVSVASRTEDYSSNIRSQNQRQKIMVQCKDDRDEIDMLFTWFKSAVEYAEELGDGNDEGKVTKGKRIHFLRCVERLYNDQGLEVLDVFDENPQHALPILRHRLKQKLEELKHWRDDHEKLWDEVVSRVY, encoded by the coding sequence ATGGAGCCTGTGCAATTCAATTTCACATTGAATCTCCATGATCTTGATGCACCCAAAACCACCTACAAGATTCCACTCTTTCATCCTACTGTCCTTCCAGCCTGTACAACCACCAGTTCCTGCATCAATCAAAATGCGAAGATTTCATCTGAACTTGAAAAACTTCCGGGGCAAGGTGATGGCGCCGCTGTCtacaaattacaaaagaagatgaagagaaagagagagtgtAACGATAAATATGCTACGATCTACTTGAACAAGCTGAGTGCCAGGTTTCAGGATCAGCCTGAAAATATACAGGGCTTTAAAACGGTCATGGCAGATATCATTGGTCATACGGACAGAGATCAATCTGGTCGACTAAAAGACATACCTGACGATACCCTAGACAGAATAGCTGCAATCTTTGAAGGTCATGATGATCTGCTACGTGACTTTAACTCTTTTTTGCCACCATCACATCAACTTAGCCTGGATGATGAGGAGGAGGAAAATGAGGAGGAGGAAAATGAGGCGGATGCAGTAGAGGAAAAAGAACCTGGACTCAAAGATGCTTTGgattttttcaagaaagtgtGGATATTGCGTGGCATGGATTTCTATGAAGCCTTCCTGAGGACTTTATTTCCACTAAAAAATGGGAGCAGGAACCCAGATTATGTCTATAGGGATGCCCTTGCGTTATTGGCAGATGAACCTGATTTGCTCCAGGGGTTTTATAGATTTTTGCCTGCTTCTAAATCAATCCCTTTGGCATATCATGTGCCATATTCCCAAGGTTTGGATGTTAACAACAAAAGAGCAGTGCTGGTGAAGGCTGTCAAGGAGCAGAAGCATTCTGAAAATCTTGAGGTTGTTGAAGAGAATGatcataagaaaagaaattttgtcAACAAGGCTGGAGGAGTTGTAGCGGGAGGTGGTGAGAGTGTCATAGAAAAGTGTATGAGTGATGGACTCTGCTTCTTTGGCAAAGTTAAGGAGAGGTTGTCTTGCAATTTCCGTTATGAGAGATTCTTGAAGCTTCTCTTTTATTATACAAAGGAGAAGTTTGGAGAGAGTGAATGGAAAACTATGGTTGCTACTATGATTGGAAATCATTCTGATCTCATGGATGAGCTCAATGATTTCATGGTAAAATGCAAGAATATGCAAGAATCAAGGAGATGTGAAAGAAGGGACCGAAAGAGAGCAAAACATGAATCCCAGGTCTTGAATGATGAGTTGGTTTCTGTTGCCTCAAGAACTGAAGACTATTCCTCTAACATCAGGAGCCAAAATCAGCGACAGAAAATCATGGTTCAATGTAAAGATGATAGAGATGAGATAGACATGCTATTTACTTGGTTTAAATCAGCTGTTGAGTATGCAGAGGAACTGGGGGATGGCAATGATGAAGGGAAAGTTACAAAGGGGAAGAGGATTCACTTCCTAAGATGTGTTGAACGTTTATATAATGATCAAGGCCTTGAGGTGCTTGATGTTTTCGACGAAAATCCCCAGCATGCACTGCCTATCTTAAGGCATCGCTTGAAGCAGAAATTAGAGGAGCTTAAACATTGGCGTGATGATCATGAAAAGTTATGGGATGAAGTAGTCTCTcgagtttattaa